From the Trichocoleus desertorum ATA4-8-CV12 genome, the window CCGATGCGGTACAGTTCCGGATGCTGACGAAAATCAATGGTTTTGAAGTCCAAAGAATAATCAAATGACATGGTGACTTTAAGGCTGAAACTTTAGAGTGAAGAAAGTGCTGAACATGCGTCGTGAAATGGAGTAGTAGCCGCTATGCAATCGAGTTCTCCAGTCTGCAATTCCACTTTGACTCCTGGCATCTTGCGTCGCATGCATCACATTGCTTTGAATGTGCAAGATCTCCAAGCCTCACGCCAGTTTTACGGCACCTGGCTGGGATTGCAAGAGCTAACCGGAGATGCGATTCCGAGTACCTTGCGATCGCTCGTGGAAGCAGGGAAAGTCGCCAACTTTGTTATGCCCGATGGCACTGTGCTCGATTTGTTTTGGGAACCCGATCTCACACCACCCGACCCAGATCCCAGCCGAGGCTTTACCCGTGCCAATCATTTAGCCTTTGATATTGAGCCGCAATTATTTGACCAAGCCGTAACAGTGCTGCACCAAAATCAAGTCGCGATCGCAGAAGGCCCAGTCACTCGCCCCACCGGACGCGGTATCTACTTTTATGACCCTGATGGCTTCTTGCTGGAGATTCGCTGCGACCCAGAACTAGATACAAATACAAGTGCTTAAATTGCTTTAGAAACTGCCTTCCCAATCAGGGCAAGTCCCTTGGTTTCCCCAACCATAGGGATGGAATCCACAAATCAACAGATTACGGCTCTCAAAAGCGGTGCCATAAGCCACCCCATGATAGTGAGCGCAACCCTGGCAAGCTTTAGGGCGAGAAGGTGCAGTCTCAATAAACCCAACTTGCGATCGCAAAATTTGCTGCTTGCTCTGCTGTCTATGCCATTTCACATAGTCAGCTCTCCTAAAAAAATAGTTAGCCTTCTGAAACGGATCTTGAGTGGTCTGCATAAAAAGTTTCTATAGGAGGTTTTAGCTTCTAGCCTAACTAAGAAACTTCTGTTATCGCATCACTCTTAAGCATACTTATGCTCTATGGTGTGCCTAAAAGGCGTTGATTCTATCACTTCCCTAGGAAACGGATGCTAAAGCTTGGTCAGACTTTCTGATGTAATTTCTGGCGATCGCAGCCTCTACAAAACTCAATCAATGTTTGTTTTAGAGTAGTATTTTAACCTCCATTCAAGAGACCGTTTGACTGAAAATTGTGTTAAAAAAACGAGTAAAAGTGCGAGTAAAAAGGTATTTATACCTCCTTAATTAAGGCCAAATATTGAAATTAACTATGCCCCAAGCGGTACGAATGGATCTGCCACGTCTCTTAAGCTGAACGCAGGATTATAAAAATCCCAGGTGAATTTTGAAATATTTTCTAACTTCACTGCGCTGGTTTGATTTAATAGGAGCCTGAGGTCAGAAGTATGTTTTTTCATAAAAAAGAACCCATCCATACCGTTCAAGTTAGTGAGCCCAATCCTCGTTTTGCTCAGTTGATGCTTGAACAGTTTGGTGGAGCCACCGGAGAGCTCTCAGCCGCCTTACAGTATTGGGTGCAGTCTTTCCATGTGGAGAATGCAGGAATTCGAGACATGCTGCAAGACATCGCGATCGAGGAGTTTAGCCACCTAGAAATGGTAGGCAAACTGATTGAAGTTCATACAAAAGATGTGGATCAAACAGAAGCTTACAAGAGTACACTCTTTGCGGTGCGTGGTAAGGGACCTCATTTTCTAGATAGCCAAGGAAATAACTGGACTGCTAGCTACTTGAATGAAGGCGGAGATGTGGTGCGCGACTTGAGAGCCAATATTGCCGCAGAAGCGGGTGCTCGTCAAACCTACGAAGAGTTAATCAAGTTATGTACCGATGAAGGAACCAAGAAAACCCTCGTTCATCTGTTGACGCGCGAGATTTCACACACTCAGATGTTTATGAAAGCGCTAGATTCTATGGGCAAACTCACTGACCCAATGTTCGGTAACATCCAGCCAGATGAGACGGTAGCGCTCTACTTCAATTTATCGACAGATGGGGATAAGCCAGACGAACGCGGTCCCTGGAACTCTGAACCCACGTTCCAGTATGTGGCTGACCCACTAAATTCTAAATAAGTTCAGAAGAGTAGTTCTAGGGCGATCGCCCCCATCTCAGTACCTCATCTCAGCAATAGTGAGTGAGCTTTAATAGGTCGCCTTAACCTTTTGACTGCTAAAGAGTTTAATGGTCAGAGGTTAGGCGATCGCAATTTGAGCTCAAAACCCCTGTATCAAAGCCTCTGGAATCGGAGGCGGTCACATCGTGGTACGTTCTACCCAAACCCACAGAGCTTCAGCGGTCACAAGTAAATCTTAGTTCTCCTCACTCATCTGCACTCAACTCAGCTCTCTAGCCAGGGGTAAAGTCTTCACTGACTTGGGCTTTTTTCGGACTTTTGTCATCATTTGGCCGATTTGCGTTAAGTCTACGTTACCGCCACTAATAATCACCCCGATGCGAGCATTGGTTAGCGCCACGACTCCTTCTAACAGAGCCGCTGCTGCTAAAGCTCCCGTGGGTTCTACCACAATTTTGAGACGTTCCCAGAGCCAGAACATGGTTCGCAAAATTGCGGGTTCTGAAACCGTCACCATGTCATGGACGTAGTGCAAGACTAAAGGAAAAGTAATCTGACCCAAAGCAGGGGTTCTAGCTCCATCAGCCACTGTGTCAGGGTTGTGAACCGTTTGCAAAGTCCGGGTATAAAAAGAGCGGGTGGCATCATCGGCGCGGGCGGGTTCTACGCCAATCACTTGACATTGAGGAGAAAGAGCCTGAGCCGCGATCGCGCAACCAGACAGCAAGCCTCCACCTCCACAACAAACGAGAAGGAGATCTAATTGTCCCACCTCCTCAATCAATTCCTTGGCTGTAGTGCCCTGACCTGCCACAACATGCGGATGATCGAATGGTGGAATTAGGGTGAGACCGCGATCGCGAACTAAACTTTGGCTCAACTCTTCGCGTGAGGTGGTTTGGCGGTTGTAAAGGATTACTTCTGCTCCATACTCTCGCGTGGCTGCTTGCTTCACCGCTGGGGCATCCTCTGGCATGACGATCGTGGTAGGAATCTCTAGGATTTTTCCCGCTAGGGCGATCGCTTGAGCATGGTTCCCAGAGGAATAAGCCAAAACACCTTGTTTTCGTTGAGCCTCACCCAGCTGAGCCAGAGCATTATAGGCTCCCCGAAACTTGAACGAGCCTGTGCGCTGAAAGTTCTCGCACTTAAAGAAAACTTGGCTCTGAGTGCGTTGGTTCACAGTTTGCGAAGTCATGACAGGCGATCGCGTTGCTTGCCCCATTAGCCTTTGGGCCGCGCTAGCAATGTCGTCATAGGTGACTAACAAAGGCCCAGGCGAAGTGAGTGGAGGGTTAGGGATTACCATCGGTTTTAAGTCAGTTATGCCAGGATCTATGCCCGGATCGCAGCAGCTCCTATACCAGTTAAATCAAGGCCAGTCGAATCAAGGTTGCCTGCCAGCGGTCATCCCTCAGGCTTAACTGGGCAGATCAAGAGGGGTGGCTTCACTGCATGGGGTGTCTGACCTCTATCCTGGCATTCATAAGGTTGCGTTAAGATCATCACAAGTAGATGTGATTTGTCCTCAATACCTAGATAGATCCACTGAAGGCTAGTTGATGGGTATGCTAAAGCTAGGTTCTGGCTTTGAGGGAGCAGGATGCCCAAACTTGTGCAAGGATTGATACATGGAGCGATCGCTTTAGGGTTCGTGGGATTGATGGTTGGGTGTGCAACGCAGAGTGAACCGCCACAAGCAACGACACTTGGCCTGCCTCCAGTGAATAAAGCCAAGAATGCCGCTCAAGATGCTCAACAAAAAGCGCTACAGCGAGAGCAAATAAATCCAGAGGAGCCACAAGCGCAGCAATCAGGTCAGTAAGCGACTCGCAATGCATTTAGTAAAAAGCCATTGCGGGTAAAGTTGCTGTGGTTATCTGTTCTGCTGAGCCCAGCGTGTTGCTAGTGACATCAGCTCTATATCTCCGACTATGCCTGCGATAGAGCCTACTAGAGGTTGAACATGTCTCACTCGAAGGAGGATAAGCTACTTACCTTCGAGTTAAATCTAAAAATAGCTTCTATTACCTCATCTTGTGTGTATGTTCCCTGTGTCTGCATCTGAAGATCCGCTAGTCCCTAGTCCCCGTCCATTCATTTCCCCCGCCTACAGGCAAGCCCTAGAACCCTATACAGAACCGGAGCTATTAGAGCTGTGCGATCACAAGCCCCCCATTACGCAACTCGCGATCGCCACTCCTACCGCTACTTTGGTATCTAAGCCCAATCGCATGGAGGTAGCCTTGGCTTGGTTAGTAGTAGGTGTTTGTATGCTAGGAGTCACTTCCACGTGGAACTTGGCTTTTACAACCCCCTCTGCCACTCAGACAAATCAAGTTCCATTAGAGCGATCGGGCAGCTAAGCGATCGACTAAGGCTATTTAAGAGGCAGCTTCCATGAATCGTCGTTGGCTGAGAATTCTTGGGGTTACCAGTTTAGTGATTATGGGCTTGGTGCTGTTACCTGGTCGCTTGGCAGCTCAATCTACAGCCTACTTAGAATCTCGCCTGTCGCGATTGGAGTCGGACAACTATCAGTTACGGGCTGAGCTGAGTCGTCTGGAATCTCAAATTTATAACCTGAGTCGCTCAGGAGCACGTTTACCAGAGCCTAGTCGTCCTGCCGCGCCTACCGTTACACCCCCCAGAGCCACTCCTGCTAATACCCCTATTGTGGACCGACTCGCAACCTTACTCATTGAGCTAAAAGAGCGAGTGACGAATATAGAAGCTCGCATGACTCGTCTGGAAAAAGCTAACGCCTCGCAACGATCGCCCTAACCATTGCCTGAGTTTGCTAATTCTAATCTCAGCAGCCACCATTGCCGCCTAAGATCGAGTTAGGCAAAACTAGAACCCCCGATCATGAGCGACGCGCATTCTCAGCAACCGCAAACTTACAAAGGTGGGCCTCTATATCACCTAGTTTGGATGTCAACGGGCGCGATCGCTCTCACAGCTCTAATCATGGGATTGGGAGTTTGGCGCTCTGGTCAGAAATTTTGGTCAGATTTTCAAGCTCTATGGCGTCCTGCGGAAACTGCCCCTCAAGTGGACGTGAGGTCGGTAACATTGAGACAAATTCAGGGGGTTAGTGAGCTGAGTACTACGGTTTTCGCGATGGAGGCGATCGTCCCTACCCGTCAAGACCGTGAGTTGGCAGGGTTTGTGGTTGGTACTACTAAGCTGCTGTACATTGCTTATGGTGAAGTACAAGCAGGCGTTGATTTAGAGCAATTACAACCCCAAGATGTTGTGGTAAAGGGTGAGATGATCCAAATTCGTCTGCCACCCCCACGTATCCTAGATGCCAAGATTGACGTGACGCGATCGCAAGTGTACGACTACGATCGCGGTCTTTTAGGATTAGGGCCAGATGTTGCGCCTGACTTGCAAACCTCAGCCGAGCGACAAGCCCTAGAAAAGATTGTGGCGACAGCTTGCCGAGAGGGAGTCCTACAAAAAGCGAATGAGCGGGCACAGCAAGTAGTTAGTCAGCTCCTGAGCACTACTGGATACCCACAAGTTGTGATTACGACTCAGCCCCCCCTAGCAGAAACTTGCCCTGTAACCTAAAATGCGACGGGCACCACTTCACTCTAAAATCATCAGCAGGAAAGCTTTTGCCCGGTGCAGCCATCTGGGAAGGAACCAATAACATGCCAGAATTTTTCAGCCCCAAACTCGATCCAACCGAGCAAAGTTGGCGGCAACAGCTAGAACTTTTTGTTGAGTCTCACCAGCAGGAGTTGGCCGCCTTGACTTGGGGAATCTCTCTGAATCCAGCAGCTGAACGAGGAATTCTGGGGGTTGATTTTCAACCATCTCCCCATTTGGTATTTTGCTCCGTGGAAGCGATCGCCGAACTGAACCGCAAAGTAGGCAACCACATTCAAGAAATTCTAGGGATTATTGATGCTCACCAGCCCGAAGAAGAAGTCTTGATGCTAGGTCTGGGTAAGGGTAAAGGTTTCGAGTTTAAGCTGATCCAGTTCAAGCCAGAGCCCGCACCACCCCAATGCTACGAACAAAGCACTACCAGCGGTGAAGCATCACTACAACAGCTAGAAC encodes:
- a CDS encoding VOC family protein translates to MQSSSPVCNSTLTPGILRRMHHIALNVQDLQASRQFYGTWLGLQELTGDAIPSTLRSLVEAGKVANFVMPDGTVLDLFWEPDLTPPDPDPSRGFTRANHLAFDIEPQLFDQAVTVLHQNQVAIAEGPVTRPTGRGIYFYDPDGFLLEIRCDPELDTNTSA
- a CDS encoding manganese catalase family protein encodes the protein MFFHKKEPIHTVQVSEPNPRFAQLMLEQFGGATGELSAALQYWVQSFHVENAGIRDMLQDIAIEEFSHLEMVGKLIEVHTKDVDQTEAYKSTLFAVRGKGPHFLDSQGNNWTASYLNEGGDVVRDLRANIAAEAGARQTYEELIKLCTDEGTKKTLVHLLTREISHTQMFMKALDSMGKLTDPMFGNIQPDETVALYFNLSTDGDKPDERGPWNSEPTFQYVADPLNSK
- a CDS encoding threo-3-hydroxy-L-aspartate ammonia-lyase; its protein translation is MVIPNPPLTSPGPLLVTYDDIASAAQRLMGQATRSPVMTSQTVNQRTQSQVFFKCENFQRTGSFKFRGAYNALAQLGEAQRKQGVLAYSSGNHAQAIALAGKILEIPTTIVMPEDAPAVKQAATREYGAEVILYNRQTTSREELSQSLVRDRGLTLIPPFDHPHVVAGQGTTAKELIEEVGQLDLLLVCCGGGGLLSGCAIAAQALSPQCQVIGVEPARADDATRSFYTRTLQTVHNPDTVADGARTPALGQITFPLVLHYVHDMVTVSEPAILRTMFWLWERLKIVVEPTGALAAAALLEGVVALTNARIGVIISGGNVDLTQIGQMMTKVRKKPKSVKTLPLARELS
- a CDS encoding DUF4230 domain-containing protein, which translates into the protein MSTGAIALTALIMGLGVWRSGQKFWSDFQALWRPAETAPQVDVRSVTLRQIQGVSELSTTVFAMEAIVPTRQDRELAGFVVGTTKLLYIAYGEVQAGVDLEQLQPQDVVVKGEMIQIRLPPPRILDAKIDVTRSQVYDYDRGLLGLGPDVAPDLQTSAERQALEKIVATACREGVLQKANERAQQVVSQLLSTTGYPQVVITTQPPLAETCPVT